A genomic region of Candidatus Limnocylindrales bacterium contains the following coding sequences:
- a CDS encoding ATP-binding protein — MFTRIFERLKSRIQLKLIVGTSILLILVMGISSYGILIVQQRILKKELEEEGKRFAITLGEHIVNALDPPDINYLRQVLRPILYEDNVRRVSVYNAEGMILSDGTEETSSQNPKLPNLPAGKTLSVPQQVAFRYTRDVLEITNPLFSKNRYVGSIQIEMSLKEVRTLTRRLTQALIIISTITLGVTLILTAWWSAKISRPLIQLVDKAARFSQGHLEERIEVEGTDEISLLASTFNVMAENLSKILEEKEIALQNARAFNQELKKAQTRLIKAERLSAIGLLTSGISHEINNPLGIILTTVGCILEELSPESPFYEDLKIVEGEALRCKKILRDLLNFASKRKTVREQVDLNKVIDEIITLASYEKRVKSIQIQKNFHPDLPPIFIDIAQIKQVCLNLILNAADAMQGEGHLVISTGLVEENGKKHVLIQFQDSGCGIPEEDLLRIFEPFFTTKDVGEGSGLGLSVSYQLVENHGGRIEVTSEVGKGTTFYVYLPLENSFTENSPT, encoded by the coding sequence ATGTTTACCCGTATCTTCGAAAGGTTAAAATCTCGAATTCAGTTAAAGTTAATAGTAGGTACATCGATTCTCCTTATTCTGGTAATGGGAATATCCAGTTATGGAATCTTGATCGTTCAGCAAAGGATTTTAAAGAAGGAATTGGAAGAAGAAGGTAAAAGGTTTGCGATAACCCTGGGAGAACATATTGTAAATGCTTTAGATCCTCCAGATATAAACTATTTAAGGCAGGTGCTTCGACCTATTCTTTATGAAGATAACGTGCGTCGGGTTTCTGTTTACAATGCGGAAGGGATGATTCTTTCTGATGGGACTGAAGAGACCTCCTCTCAAAACCCGAAGCTTCCCAATTTACCTGCGGGTAAAACCTTATCGGTTCCTCAGCAAGTCGCGTTCCGATATACAAGGGATGTACTTGAGATTACCAACCCGTTATTTTCGAAGAATCGATATGTGGGGAGTATTCAAATTGAAATGTCCCTTAAAGAGGTGAGAACCCTTACCCGGCGTCTAACCCAGGCTTTAATCATTATCTCCACAATTACCTTAGGAGTTACCTTAATCCTTACAGCCTGGTGGTCTGCGAAGATTTCACGGCCCCTTATTCAGTTGGTAGACAAAGCGGCAAGATTTTCCCAGGGACATTTAGAAGAGCGTATAGAAGTGGAGGGAACCGATGAAATCAGTTTATTGGCCTCTACTTTTAATGTTATGGCAGAAAACCTGAGTAAAATCCTGGAGGAAAAGGAAATCGCTTTACAAAATGCACGGGCTTTTAACCAGGAATTAAAAAAGGCTCAGACACGATTGATTAAAGCCGAGCGACTCAGTGCCATAGGTTTACTTACTTCGGGAATTTCCCATGAAATTAATAATCCCCTTGGAATTATTCTGACCACTGTGGGATGTATTCTGGAAGAGTTAAGTCCGGAAAGCCCCTTTTATGAAGATTTAAAAATCGTAGAAGGAGAAGCCCTACGATGTAAGAAAATTTTGCGGGATTTATTAAATTTTGCTTCTAAAAGAAAAACGGTTCGAGAGCAGGTGGATTTGAACAAGGTCATCGATGAGATTATTACCCTGGCAAGTTATGAAAAAAGGGTTAAATCCATCCAGATCCAGAAAAATTTTCATCCCGACCTTCCTCCCATATTTATTGATATTGCCCAGATCAAACAAGTTTGTCTCAATCTTATTCTGAACGCAGCCGACGCCATGCAGGGAGAAGGGCACTTAGTCATCTCGACCGGACTTGTGGAAGAGAATGGAAAAAAACACGTATTGATTCAATTTCAGGACTCGGGATGTGGAATTCCTGAGGAAGATCTTTTGAGAATCTTCGAACCTTTCTTTACCACGAAGGATGTAGGAGAAGGTTCCGGATTAGGGCTTTCGGTAAGTTATCAACTGGTAGAAAATCATGGGGGTCGAATTGAGGTGACCAGCGAAGTCGGTAAAGGCACCACTTTTTATGTCTATTTACCTTTAGAGAATTCTTTTACAGAGAATTCCCCTACCTGA